The Solibacillus daqui genome has a segment encoding these proteins:
- a CDS encoding ribonuclease J, producing MTSAQSTLSIFALGGINEIGKNMYVIQYADEIVLVDCGVKFADKSLLGIDVIIPEFTYIEENRDKVIGCIVTHGHEDHIGGIPYLLNKFNIPIFASRFTLGLIELKLKEHKLLRDAQLTEITADSRLEFGKMAVTFFKTSHSIPDCLGLVFHTPEGKVVHTGDFKFDLTPVNDQSSDIHKMAAIGQDGVLALISESTNAERPGNTPSESLVANQLEQQFLQATGKIFISTFASNVNRIQQIIEAASKTNRKLLFLGRSMKSVTSVAIKLGYLKMPSWMLIEIEDLTELPPERIVIVCTGSQGEPLAALSRLSTGSNRDIKVIQGDTVIFAASPIPGNEKDVSKIVDNLFQLGANVVYGNSSITGLHVSGHGYQGDLKLMLTLMQPKYFIPVHGEYRMLHIHRLLAEAVGVEKGHTFILKNGDVVDIFGQVARQTRAVAAGDSYVDGIGTGEVGDIVLRDRKRLSEDGMLVIVVTISKLDGSIITDPDTISRGFVYARDAEQLINDINELAKTAVLKFNEANPFAMKRAVKKVVDQYIYTLTKKSPIILPIVIEI from the coding sequence TTGACTAGCGCACAATCGACACTTTCCATTTTTGCCTTAGGTGGTATTAATGAAATCGGAAAAAATATGTATGTAATTCAATATGCAGATGAAATTGTTCTGGTTGATTGCGGGGTGAAATTTGCGGATAAAAGCTTATTAGGTATTGATGTAATCATCCCTGAATTTACTTATATTGAAGAAAATCGAGATAAAGTCATAGGCTGTATTGTAACGCATGGGCATGAAGATCATATTGGTGGGATTCCGTATTTATTGAATAAATTCAATATCCCTATTTTTGCATCACGTTTTACATTAGGTCTTATTGAATTAAAATTGAAAGAACATAAGCTATTGCGGGATGCTCAATTAACCGAAATTACTGCGGACTCTCGCTTGGAGTTTGGCAAAATGGCCGTAACCTTTTTCAAAACGAGCCATAGTATTCCAGACTGTTTAGGGCTAGTATTCCACACACCTGAAGGGAAAGTTGTGCATACGGGAGATTTTAAATTCGATTTAACTCCTGTAAATGACCAATCATCGGATATTCATAAAATGGCAGCAATAGGTCAAGATGGTGTATTAGCATTAATTTCGGAAAGTACGAATGCAGAAAGACCAGGTAATACACCATCTGAAAGTTTAGTGGCTAATCAATTAGAGCAACAATTTTTGCAGGCGACGGGAAAGATTTTTATTTCAACCTTTGCTTCAAACGTAAACCGCATCCAGCAAATTATAGAAGCGGCTAGTAAAACAAACCGTAAGCTATTATTTCTTGGACGTAGTATGAAAAGTGTTACATCTGTTGCCATCAAGCTTGGCTATTTAAAAATGCCGAGTTGGATGTTAATAGAGATAGAAGATTTGACCGAATTACCACCAGAACGTATCGTCATCGTTTGCACAGGAAGTCAGGGGGAGCCTTTAGCAGCGCTGTCACGTTTATCTACAGGTAGTAATCGGGATATTAAAGTGATACAAGGTGACACAGTTATTTTTGCGGCTTCACCGATTCCAGGGAATGAGAAAGACGTATCTAAAATCGTCGATAATTTATTTCAACTTGGAGCAAATGTTGTATATGGTAATTCAAGTATAACTGGATTACATGTTTCGGGACATGGTTATCAAGGGGATTTGAAGCTAATGCTTACGCTCATGCAGCCGAAATATTTCATTCCCGTGCACGGAGAGTACCGTATGCTACATATTCATCGTTTACTCGCTGAGGCAGTTGGCGTGGAGAAAGGGCACACATTTATTTTGAAAAATGGAGACGTTGTCGATATATTCGGGCAAGTGGCGCGGCAAACTAGGGCTGTAGCTGCTGGAGATTCTTATGTAGATGGTATTGGCACTGGAGAAGTAGGCGATATTGTATTACGTGATCGCAAACGTTTGTCTGAAGATGGCATGCTCGTAATTGTTGTAACGATTAGTAAGCTGGATGGTTCGATTATTACAGACCCAGATACCATTTCGCGAGGATTTGTTTATGCTAGAGACGCCGAGCAGTTAATTAATGATATTAATGAGCTGGCGAAAACAGCTGTATTGAAATTTAATGAAGCCAATCCATTTGCCATGAAAAGAGCGGTCAAAAAGGTAGTCGATCAATATATTTATACGTTGACGAAAAAAAGTCCGATAATTTTACCCATTGTTATTGAAATATAA
- a CDS encoding glycoside hydrolase family 18 protein yields the protein MYIHVVQPGETLWGIARAYGTTVQDIVTANQIPEPDRLVVGQALVIPIWGQFYVVQAGDSLWSIGQRFGINYLTLAQMNGINPNAPLMIGTRLFIPPIPKTTAEILAYIEPRGDEVSDALVDEARATSPYLTYLALFSYEARRDGSLKVPPIKPLPTVAAKNNAAIAMVISNLEDFQFSSELARDIFQSVAVQDVLFDNIIEEAQRIGNVSDIHFDFEKIPGDQREAYNNFLRRAVERMHAEGYTVSTALAPKTSSAQSGEWVAGHDYEAHGKIVDFVMLMTYEWGYSAGPPMAVSPLPEVEKVVQYALTVIPSKKIILGQNLYGYDWTLPFVQGGPYAEALSPQRAIELAKRYHAAILYDYTAQAPYFNYTDDEGRSHIVWFEDARSIQAKFNLVKRLNLRGVGYWKLGLPFPQNWQLIGSNFNVVKK from the coding sequence ATTTACATTCATGTCGTACAGCCGGGAGAAACGTTGTGGGGAATCGCGCGGGCATATGGAACTACTGTTCAAGACATAGTGACAGCTAATCAAATACCAGAACCAGACCGATTAGTTGTCGGGCAAGCTTTGGTTATTCCTATTTGGGGGCAATTTTATGTCGTACAGGCTGGGGATAGTTTATGGTCAATTGGACAGCGTTTTGGGATCAATTATTTAACACTTGCGCAAATGAATGGCATTAATCCAAATGCACCGCTTATGATTGGTACACGATTATTTATTCCCCCAATACCAAAAACTACAGCGGAAATTTTGGCGTATATTGAACCGAGGGGCGATGAAGTAAGCGATGCATTAGTAGATGAAGCGCGAGCAACGAGTCCCTATTTGACGTATTTAGCGCTTTTTAGTTATGAGGCGAGGCGCGATGGTTCGTTAAAGGTCCCGCCTATCAAGCCATTACCGACAGTAGCAGCAAAGAACAACGCAGCAATTGCGATGGTCATATCGAATCTTGAAGATTTTCAGTTCAGTAGTGAACTTGCCCGCGATATTTTTCAAAGTGTAGCCGTACAAGATGTACTTTTTGACAATATTATTGAGGAAGCACAGCGCATTGGCAATGTGTCGGATATTCATTTTGATTTCGAAAAAATACCAGGTGATCAACGAGAAGCATACAATAATTTCTTGCGTAGAGCCGTAGAACGAATGCATGCAGAGGGCTATACGGTATCGACTGCACTCGCACCGAAAACGAGTTCGGCTCAATCTGGTGAATGGGTCGCTGGTCATGATTACGAAGCACACGGTAAAATAGTCGATTTTGTGATGTTAATGACGTATGAGTGGGGATATTCAGCAGGGCCACCAATGGCTGTTTCACCGTTACCGGAAGTCGAAAAGGTCGTACAATATGCCTTAACGGTTATACCATCGAAAAAAATTATACTTGGGCAAAATTTATACGGCTATGATTGGACGCTACCTTTCGTACAAGGTGGACCATATGCAGAAGCATTAAGCCCGCAGCGAGCGATTGAGTTAGCGAAACGATATCATGCAGCGATTCTATACGACTATACCGCGCAAGCACCATACTTTAATTATACCGATGATGAGGGGCGTTCACATATTGTTTGGTTTGAGGATGCTCGCTCTATTCAAGCGAAATTTAATTTGGTAAAACGTTTAAATTTACGTGGCGTTGGTTATTGGAAGCTCGGTCTTCCATTCCCGCAAAATTGGCAATTAATTGGTTCAAATTTTAATGTAGTGAAAAAATAG